The Marinilabiliales bacterium genome contains a region encoding:
- a CDS encoding ABC transporter permease: MYRLIKLIELDFKLIVRNKILAVAALVTLLYVIIIQVLPEESFTMVLTLLIFSDPVMLGFMFIGAMVLFEKSSNTIQALSVTPVRPGEYLLSKGIALTTIALAASLVMALAGVRLNFSFLYLSAAVVLSSLLFIFGGFVGVSRVSTFNQYFIVIPMFMIPTCLPFLNYFGATDTWVWYIVPTQASLILFRAAFEGTADLPMAEIAYAVLYLPAAVLISYVFAERAYFKMLTK; encoded by the coding sequence ATGTACAGGCTGATAAAACTAATAGAGCTTGATTTCAAGCTGATAGTCCGCAATAAAATTCTGGCCGTGGCAGCGCTTGTCACCCTTCTTTACGTGATTATCATCCAGGTCCTTCCCGAAGAGTCATTCACCATGGTGCTGACGCTGCTGATCTTTTCCGACCCGGTGATGCTGGGATTTATGTTCATTGGTGCGATGGTGCTTTTCGAGAAAAGCTCCAACACCATCCAGGCTCTCTCCGTCACCCCTGTCCGACCCGGCGAATATCTTCTCTCAAAAGGTATAGCGCTGACAACTATAGCGCTTGCGGCAAGCCTGGTAATGGCTCTGGCAGGCGTGAGACTGAATTTCAGTTTCCTTTACCTGTCTGCCGCCGTAGTCCTGTCATCGTTGCTGTTCATATTCGGCGGCTTCGTTGGTGTTTCGAGGGTAAGCACTTTCAATCAGTATTTCATTGTAATTCCCATGTTCATGATTCCCACCTGCCTTCCTTTTCTCAATTATTTCGGGGCAACCGACACCTGGGTATGGTATATCGTTCCCACCCAGGCATCGCTGATCCTGTTCCGGGCCGCCTTCGAAGGTACGGCGGACTTACCGATGGCAGAAATCGCATACGCCGTACTGTACCTGCCGGCAGCAGTACTTATAAGTTATGTGTTTGCTGAAAGGGCATACTTTAAAATGCTGACAAAATGA
- a CDS encoding TetR/AcrR family transcriptional regulator, producing the protein MASTKQGILNKAFALFLTVSYRDVTLSKLLKETGISKGAFYHHFSSKEELFTDVAEQFFFGASPGSGFRPSPNAGFIVNMNSLLDKKQQAFEWFAGKYKTGHKEFNFFMFIAEAIRYLPGVREKVTILVDNEISLVREILGSAQDNGELKPGVDINFMAGHIVRAFDGYEMHGVLLGQSAETVNREKEMVMQIWELIKKR; encoded by the coding sequence ATGGCATCAACAAAACAGGGTATTTTAAATAAGGCGTTTGCCCTATTTCTCACGGTAAGCTACCGCGACGTAACCCTAAGCAAGCTTCTGAAAGAGACCGGGATATCAAAGGGCGCCTTTTATCATCATTTCAGCAGCAAGGAGGAGCTGTTTACTGATGTAGCCGAACAATTCTTTTTCGGTGCGTCTCCAGGTTCGGGTTTCCGACCCTCCCCAAATGCTGGCTTCATTGTAAATATGAACAGCCTGCTTGATAAAAAACAGCAGGCATTCGAGTGGTTTGCCGGTAAATACAAAACAGGCCATAAGGAGTTTAATTTTTTTATGTTCATAGCCGAGGCAATCCGGTATCTGCCCGGGGTAAGGGAGAAAGTTACAATACTGGTTGATAATGAGATATCACTGGTAAGAGAAATACTCGGGTCAGCGCAAGACAATGGAGAGCTGAAACCCGGTGTGGATATCAATTTTATGGCCGGGCACATAGTACGGGCTTTTGACGGATATGAGATGCATGGAGTACTTCTGGGACAATCGGCCGAAACTGTGAATCGGGAAAAAGAGATGGTAATGCAGATTTGGGAACTTATAAAGAAGAGGTAA
- a CDS encoding GNAT family N-acetyltransferase produces MNNPVPVREIRKEDNPHLAILIREVFDEHGAPHHGTVYSDPTTDDLYALFSKSRSVLFVAEKENRICGCCGIYPTEGLDSDTAELAKFYLHPDYRGKGIGRALMEKCIEAVKSLGYKKLYIESLPQFAKAVRIYEKQGFRRISRPLGNSGHTSCDIWMVKEL; encoded by the coding sequence ATGAACAACCCGGTTCCTGTCAGAGAAATAAGGAAAGAAGATAATCCCCATCTTGCCATATTGATCCGCGAAGTCTTTGATGAACACGGAGCACCCCATCACGGTACGGTCTATTCCGATCCGACCACTGACGATCTGTACGCCTTGTTCAGCAAGAGCCGGTCGGTGCTTTTTGTTGCAGAAAAAGAGAACCGTATTTGCGGCTGCTGCGGTATATACCCTACAGAGGGGCTGGACAGCGATACTGCAGAGCTGGCAAAGTTTTATTTACACCCTGATTACCGGGGTAAGGGAATTGGACGGGCACTAATGGAAAAATGTATTGAAGCGGTAAAATCACTCGGGTATAAAAAGCTATACATCGAAAGTCTCCCTCAATTTGCGAAGGCAGTAAGGATATACGAGAAGCAGGGCTTTCGCAGGATCAGCCGCCCCCTTGGCAACTCCGGCCACACCTCCTGCGACATCTGGATGGTGAAAGAACTCTGA
- a CDS encoding DUF2905 domain-containing protein — MSRWLIIAGIILIVIGLLLHYAPGALNWFGRLPGDIRIETERTRVYIPITSMILISLVLSLLIRLFRH; from the coding sequence ATGTCGCGCTGGTTGATTATTGCCGGAATAATATTGATCGTCATAGGACTGCTGCTGCACTATGCTCCAGGTGCCCTTAACTGGTTCGGCAGGCTTCCGGGCGATATCCGCATTGAAACGGAGAGGACAAGGGTTTACATCCCCATCACATCAATGATACTGATAAGCCTTGTGCTGTCATTGCTGATCAGGTTGTTCAGGCACTAA
- a CDS encoding replication-associated recombination protein A encodes MSYNQPLAERMRPKTLDDYAGQQHLAGKNSPLRKLIESGKVPSMILWGPPGVGKTTLARIISNTLERPFYTLSAVHSGVKDVREAIEKAKKQQFFNRPNAILFIDEIHRFSKSQQDSLLSAVEQGIITLIGATTENPSFEVIAPLLSRCQVYVLKPLEKDDLLGLLDRALKLDVTMKEREIKVTEHEALLRYSGGDARKLYNLLELVVSSEDDGAVEITNGKVLEKLQENIALYDKSGEQHYDIISAFIKSVRGSDPNAAVYWLARMLEGGEDIKFIARRLVILAAEDIGLANPNALLLATNCFQAVSMIGMPEARIILSEATIYLATSPKSNSAYMAIDDALELVRKTGDLPVPLNIRNAPTKLMKDLGYSKDYKYAHSYDGNFTQEEFLPEEIKGRKIYQPQDNIREKDISAMLKRWWKDFYNY; translated from the coding sequence ATGAGCTACAACCAGCCTCTTGCAGAACGAATGCGCCCGAAGACCCTCGATGATTACGCGGGTCAGCAGCATCTTGCCGGAAAGAATTCCCCGTTAAGGAAATTAATAGAATCCGGAAAGGTGCCATCGATGATCCTGTGGGGGCCACCCGGGGTAGGTAAGACCACGCTTGCGCGGATAATCTCGAACACGCTCGAGAGACCCTTCTATACCCTGAGCGCCGTGCATTCGGGAGTCAAGGATGTGAGGGAAGCGATCGAAAAGGCGAAAAAGCAGCAGTTCTTCAACCGGCCGAATGCCATACTTTTTATCGACGAGATACACCGGTTCAGCAAGTCGCAACAGGACTCGCTGCTCAGCGCTGTGGAACAAGGTATTATTACACTGATCGGTGCCACCACTGAAAATCCCTCCTTCGAGGTGATAGCCCCCCTCCTATCCCGCTGCCAGGTTTATGTCCTGAAACCACTTGAAAAGGATGATCTGCTCGGACTGCTCGACAGGGCGCTAAAGCTGGATGTCACGATGAAGGAGCGTGAAATAAAGGTCACTGAGCATGAAGCGCTGCTGAGGTATTCGGGCGGCGATGCCCGCAAGCTTTATAATCTGCTGGAGCTGGTCGTTTCGAGCGAGGATGATGGTGCCGTTGAGATAACCAATGGCAAGGTGCTCGAAAAGCTGCAGGAGAACATCGCGCTATACGACAAGAGCGGCGAGCAGCATTACGACATCATCTCCGCCTTTATCAAGTCCGTCCGCGGAAGCGATCCCAATGCAGCAGTCTACTGGCTGGCAAGGATGCTGGAGGGTGGCGAGGATATCAAGTTCATTGCCAGGCGGCTTGTGATCCTCGCGGCCGAGGATATCGGACTTGCAAATCCCAATGCGCTGCTGCTGGCAACCAACTGCTTCCAGGCGGTGTCGATGATCGGTATGCCGGAGGCCAGGATCATACTGTCGGAAGCCACCATCTACCTGGCCACTTCACCCAAGAGCAATTCGGCCTATATGGCTATTGACGATGCGCTTGAGCTGGTGCGGAAGACAGGCGACCTGCCGGTTCCGCTTAATATCAGGAATGCGCCCACCAAGCTTATGAAAGACCTTGGGTACAGCAAGGATTACAAGTACGCCCACAGCTATGACGGGAACTTCACCCAGGAGGAGTTCCTTCCGGAGGAAATAAAAGGCAGGAAGATTTACCAGCCCCAGGATAACATCCGCGAAAAGGATATATCGGCAATGCTTAAAAGGTGGTGGAAAGACTTTTACAATTATTGA
- a CDS encoding ABC transporter ATP-binding protein, with product MIEVKDLTYRYRGEKSPAVDGISFDVNRGEIFGFLGPSGAGKSTTQKVLIRLLRGYSGSARIAGRELSVLNGDFYNMIGVGFELPNHYPRLTALENLQFFASFYSNRTKDPMELLRITGLEEHAGRKTSGFSKGMKMRLNFVRALIHDPDILFLDEPTSGLDPLNARKIKNIIKNLRSRGKTIFLTTHNMHDAGELCDRVAFITRGRIALTDAPVNLQLQHGTRKLKVEYGEQQPAEAEFPLDGLAGNDRFLSIIRNQHIRSMHTSEATLEEIFIKTTGESLTGEESININSDEQVQKDEQP from the coding sequence ATGATAGAGGTAAAAGATTTGACCTATCGATACCGTGGCGAAAAGAGTCCTGCGGTTGACGGCATCAGCTTTGATGTGAACAGGGGAGAGATATTCGGGTTCCTGGGCCCTTCCGGTGCAGGAAAAAGTACTACACAGAAGGTACTAATCAGGCTGTTAAGGGGATACTCCGGCAGCGCCAGGATAGCGGGCAGGGAGCTAAGTGTGCTTAACGGTGATTTCTATAATATGATAGGTGTAGGCTTCGAATTACCGAATCACTACCCGAGACTGACCGCACTTGAAAACCTCCAGTTTTTCGCCTCCTTCTATAGCAACAGGACGAAAGACCCGATGGAGTTGCTGCGTATAACCGGACTGGAGGAGCATGCCGGCAGGAAGACCTCCGGTTTTTCAAAGGGGATGAAGATGAGACTCAATTTTGTGCGGGCGCTGATTCATGATCCTGATATCCTGTTCCTCGACGAGCCTACTTCCGGACTTGACCCGCTTAATGCCAGGAAGATAAAGAATATCATAAAGAACCTGCGCAGCCGGGGCAAGACTATCTTTCTGACCACCCATAACATGCACGATGCAGGGGAGCTATGCGACAGGGTGGCCTTCATAACCCGCGGTCGCATCGCCCTTACCGACGCCCCCGTGAATCTGCAACTGCAGCATGGTACCCGGAAACTGAAGGTTGAGTATGGCGAACAACAACCCGCTGAAGCAGAGTTTCCGCTTGACGGACTGGCGGGTAATGACCGGTTTCTCTCGATCATCCGCAACCAGCACATCAGGTCGATGCACACCTCCGAGGCTACCCTTGAAGAGATATTCATAAAGACAACAGGGGAGTCCCTTACGGGGGAGGAATCCATCAACATCAATTCAGATGAGCAGGTGCAAAAAGATGAACAGCCATAA